The Pelagicoccus enzymogenes genome has a window encoding:
- the tnpA gene encoding IS66 family insertion sequence element accessory protein TnpA — protein sequence MSTERGKRYTAEQKQELLELFRQSGMNASRFCKEMNVSYPTLRRWLGPESAKPVQFVELDGAERGEGSLSVALPNGIWAEFPLSAERSVVADWIRELK from the coding sequence ATGTCTACCGAACGAGGGAAACGATACACTGCAGAACAGAAGCAAGAGCTCTTGGAGCTCTTCCGCCAAAGCGGGATGAACGCGTCGCGCTTCTGCAAGGAGATGAACGTGAGCTATCCCACGCTCAGGCGCTGGCTCGGCCCGGAGTCGGCCAAGCCGGTCCAGTTCGTCGAGCTCGACGGAGCCGAACGGGGCGAAGGGAGCTTGAGCGTGGCCTTGCCAAACGGAATCTGGGCGGAGTTCCCGCTCTCCGCCGAGAGGTCCGTCGTCGCGGACTGGATACGGGAGCTGAAGG
- the ltrA gene encoding group II intron reverse transcriptase/maturase, with product MSNHATQSEENGVPQNGLLEQVLSESNLNAAWKRVRSNKGAPGVDGMSVEDFPAFAREHMPRLKDQIREGRYAPAAVRRVWIPKPNGEERPLGVPTVLDRVIQQALAQVLGPVFDADFSDRSYGFRTGRRAIAAVERVSQCSKDGYGWGVECDLKSFFDVVNHDLLMHRVGLKVRDKRVLRLIGKYLRAGVRLEDGTTEKTPKGVPQGGPLSPLLANIMLDPLDRMIEGTGLPSVRYADDFLVMARSKARALEALAEIRRYVECKLKLLVNEDKTR from the coding sequence ATGAGCAATCATGCGACGCAGTCCGAGGAGAATGGAGTTCCGCAGAACGGTCTGCTGGAGCAGGTCTTGAGCGAATCCAACCTGAACGCGGCGTGGAAGCGCGTGCGATCGAACAAGGGGGCTCCGGGCGTCGACGGAATGTCGGTCGAGGACTTCCCCGCGTTCGCCCGCGAGCACATGCCGCGTCTGAAGGACCAGATCCGCGAAGGCCGCTACGCTCCGGCTGCAGTAAGAAGAGTCTGGATACCCAAGCCGAACGGAGAGGAGCGCCCCTTGGGCGTTCCCACCGTATTGGACCGGGTTATCCAGCAAGCCCTAGCCCAGGTTCTGGGTCCCGTCTTCGACGCGGACTTCAGCGACCGGAGCTACGGGTTCAGGACGGGGCGCCGGGCGATCGCCGCCGTCGAACGGGTAAGCCAATGCAGCAAGGATGGATACGGCTGGGGAGTGGAGTGCGACCTGAAGAGCTTCTTCGACGTCGTAAACCACGACCTGCTGATGCATCGCGTCGGCCTGAAGGTCCGCGACAAGCGCGTGCTGCGCTTGATCGGCAAATACCTTCGTGCGGGCGTGAGGCTGGAGGACGGGACCACCGAGAAGACTCCGAAAGGGGTTCCTCAAGGCGGCCCCTTGTCGCCCTTGCTGGCCAACATCATGCTGGATCCTCTCGATCGGATGATCGAGGGGACGGGGCTGCCGTCGGTTCGCTACGCGGACGACTTCCTCGTGATGGCGAGATCGAAAGCCAGAGCCCTTGAGGCCTTGGCCGAGATCCGCCGCTACGTGGAGTGCAAGCTCAAGCTATTGGTCAACGAGGACAAGACGCGGTAA
- a CDS encoding GNAT family N-acetyltransferase, translating into MKTIETNRTILRWFKPDDVEGALSFLGNSEVMRFSLSGPYDRKKCQEFVDWCLGRYELKGYGLFAVTLKETKKIIGYCGFYDQKIDGCDEVELGYRLHPEFWNKGLGTEVALSIQNYGFHELGFPRLISIIESENKASIRVAKKNGMNHEKDSMFKDQVPVEIYSIKKEEHIKSVLTTPRGAPPSA; encoded by the coding sequence ATGAAAACGATTGAGACAAACAGAACCATCTTGCGTTGGTTCAAACCTGACGACGTCGAAGGGGCTCTATCGTTCCTAGGAAATTCGGAAGTTATGCGTTTCTCGTTAAGCGGACCATACGACAGAAAGAAATGCCAAGAATTCGTCGATTGGTGCTTGGGACGGTATGAACTAAAAGGATACGGTCTATTCGCCGTCACGCTAAAAGAGACCAAGAAAATTATCGGCTACTGCGGATTCTACGACCAAAAAATAGATGGATGCGACGAGGTCGAGCTAGGCTATCGCCTTCACCCTGAATTTTGGAATAAAGGTTTAGGGACGGAAGTTGCTCTTTCCATACAGAATTATGGATTTCATGAGCTCGGCTTTCCTCGTCTGATATCGATCATCGAGTCTGAAAACAAGGCATCCATTCGAGTCGCAAAGAAGAATGGCATGAATCACGAGAAGGACTCGATGTTCAAGGATCAGGTCCCTGTTGAGATCTACTCCATAAAAAAAGAAGAGCATATCAAGTCGGTGCTCACAACTCCGAGGGGCGCGCCCCCCTCCGCGTGA
- a CDS encoding ribbon-helix-helix domain-containing protein: MKRVTVYFEDDLHKALKLKAAEASSSVSDLVNQAIRESLSEDLDDLQAFRDRESEPTMDFETFLKSLKSDGRL; encoded by the coding sequence ATGAAACGAGTAACCGTCTACTTCGAAGATGACCTGCACAAGGCATTGAAACTGAAAGCCGCCGAAGCTTCCTCATCGGTATCCGACTTGGTCAACCAAGCGATCAGGGAATCTTTGTCCGAAGATCTTGATGATCTCCAAGCGTTTAGGGATCGAGAAAGCGAACCGACCATGGATTTCGAGACTTTCCTGAAGAGCTTGAAGAGCGATGGCCGACTATAA
- a CDS encoding type II toxin-antitoxin system RelE family toxin: protein MADYKIEIKRSAAEELEKIQKKDRDRIIEKIQALSEDPRPPQSKKLSGEEKYRIRHGDYRVLYQIYDEVITVVVVRVAHRKEAYKR from the coding sequence ATGGCCGACTATAAGATCGAGATCAAAAGGTCGGCCGCAGAGGAACTAGAAAAGATCCAGAAGAAAGACAGAGATAGGATCATTGAGAAGATTCAGGCGTTGTCCGAAGATCCACGACCTCCTCAGTCCAAGAAGCTCTCAGGAGAGGAAAAGTACAGGATCAGACATGGTGACTATCGGGTCCTCTACCAAATCTACGATGAAGTGATCACCGTTGTAGTTGTAAGGGTAGCACATCGAAAAGAAGCATATAAAAGATAG
- a CDS encoding MOSC domain-containing protein, translating to MNHVTTSQFEEQIEYILDAPKQSGTVKMIVARPATNERKILDSCLLSAKSGTDGDHWARGCWKSLPDGSPHPDVQISVMNYRVLQVIEQDEERRALAGDNLCVDFDLSEENLQPGERLRIGAATVEVTSIPHNGCKKFAERFGSEALAYINSEEGKKLHLRGIYVRVVEDGLVRKHDTIEKW from the coding sequence ATGAATCACGTCACAACATCTCAATTCGAAGAGCAGATTGAATATATCCTCGACGCTCCTAAGCAAAGCGGAACGGTGAAGATGATCGTTGCCCGCCCCGCAACCAACGAGCGAAAAATCTTGGACTCCTGCCTGCTCTCGGCGAAGAGCGGCACCGATGGAGACCACTGGGCCAGAGGCTGCTGGAAGTCGCTGCCGGATGGATCGCCTCATCCCGATGTGCAAATCTCCGTAATGAACTATCGAGTGCTCCAGGTCATCGAACAGGACGAGGAGCGACGGGCCTTGGCAGGCGACAACCTTTGCGTCGACTTCGACCTCAGCGAGGAGAACCTGCAGCCGGGAGAGCGCTTGCGAATCGGCGCAGCGACCGTCGAGGTCACCAGCATCCCTCACAACGGATGCAAAAAGTTCGCGGAACGCTTCGGCTCCGAAGCCCTTGCCTACATCAACTCGGAAGAGGGAAAGAAGCTGCACCTACGAGGAATCTACGTGCGCGTCGTTGAGGACGGGCTCGTGCGCAAGCACGACACGATCGAAAAATGGTAG
- a CDS encoding DUF2200 domain-containing protein produces the protein MAGHRIFTTSFSSVYPHYVAKAERKSRSKEEVDEIIRWLTGYSQKQLEAILENGTDFQTFFDLAPALNPLREAIKGTICGVRIEAIEDPTMREIRYLDKLVDELAKGRPMSKILRS, from the coding sequence ATGGCTGGTCACCGCATTTTCACTACAAGCTTTTCTAGCGTCTACCCACACTACGTTGCCAAAGCGGAGAGAAAAAGCCGCAGCAAAGAGGAAGTGGACGAAATTATCCGTTGGCTGACCGGCTACAGCCAGAAGCAGTTGGAAGCCATCCTTGAGAACGGCACCGACTTCCAAACCTTCTTCGACCTAGCTCCCGCCCTCAACCCCTTGAGGGAGGCGATTAAAGGCACCATTTGCGGGGTACGCATCGAAGCGATCGAAGACCCGACCATGCGAGAAATCCGCTACCTCGACAAGCTTGTCGACGAGCTGGCCAAGGGGCGGCCCATGTCGAAAATTCTACGCAGCTGA
- a CDS encoding M3 family metallopeptidase — protein MNSNTHPFHSPAKLVDWSTLTPDKIAADIEAALAEAQAEIDAICAVAPEEATFENTFLALESAGETLSRAWGRVDHLTSVKDSEALREAHRAMLPKVTEYSSRIPLNAALWSALKSFAEKPEAAQLTGIQKRYFDETLADFKQAGADLPQEKKTRLEALNQELAQKTKSFSDNVLDSTNAYELLIDDESRLAGLPDSAKAAARQSAKSKGHGTDEKPVWRFTLQAPSFFPVLKYADDAELRKTIHQEAAKIGFKDKWDNTELIREILKLRQEKAELLGKKNFADQVLQRRMAKSGDSALSFTDDLYRKCKEAFEAEFDELEAFVAEKTGQAKDHLEPWDVSYWSEKLRLEKYDFDDEALRPYFPIDGVLDGMFRIAERIFGLRIQNHEGPENSWHPDVKLYDLYDAGGELLGYFYADWHPREEKRGGAWMNYLDTGAPQADGSRSPHVGLITGNMTEPVDGKPALLLHNEVETVFHEFGHLLHHLLGQVDIKSLNGVNVAWDFVELPSQIMENWCWNRESLNQFARHYETGEPIPQDLFDKMVAARNFQSASFTMRQLSLGKMDLELHVNPENYYEGDLDGKIREAISGYLAKLKTTPKSMVRRFGHLFSSPVGYAAGYYSYKWAEVLDADAFTRFEKEGIFNEETGRAFRDCILSKGNSEDPAKLFKDFMGRDPDPQALLARCGLA, from the coding sequence ATGAATTCAAACACCCACCCTTTTCACAGCCCCGCCAAACTGGTCGACTGGTCGACCCTGACTCCCGACAAAATCGCCGCAGACATCGAAGCTGCCCTTGCCGAAGCGCAAGCGGAGATCGACGCGATTTGCGCGGTAGCTCCGGAAGAGGCGACGTTCGAAAACACCTTTTTGGCCCTCGAGTCGGCCGGCGAGACCTTGAGCCGAGCTTGGGGGCGGGTGGATCACTTGACATCGGTCAAGGACAGCGAAGCCCTGCGGGAGGCCCATCGAGCCATGCTGCCGAAGGTGACCGAATACTCCTCCCGCATCCCGCTCAACGCGGCGCTTTGGTCTGCCTTGAAAAGCTTCGCGGAAAAGCCCGAAGCCGCTCAGCTCACCGGAATTCAGAAGCGTTACTTCGATGAAACCCTTGCAGACTTCAAGCAAGCTGGCGCCGACTTGCCCCAGGAGAAGAAAACGCGCTTGGAGGCCCTGAACCAGGAGCTCGCCCAAAAGACCAAGAGCTTTTCCGACAACGTGCTCGACTCCACCAACGCCTACGAGCTGCTCATCGACGACGAGAGCCGCCTCGCTGGCTTGCCCGATTCCGCCAAAGCGGCCGCTCGCCAGAGCGCCAAGTCCAAGGGGCATGGCACCGACGAAAAGCCTGTATGGAGATTTACACTACAAGCTCCCTCCTTTTTCCCGGTTCTGAAGTACGCGGACGATGCGGAGCTGCGTAAGACGATTCACCAGGAGGCGGCCAAGATCGGCTTCAAGGACAAGTGGGACAATACGGAGCTGATTCGAGAAATCCTGAAGCTGCGCCAAGAAAAGGCGGAACTGCTCGGCAAGAAGAACTTCGCGGACCAAGTGCTGCAGCGTCGCATGGCGAAGTCCGGCGACTCCGCCCTTTCGTTTACCGACGATCTCTACCGCAAGTGTAAGGAAGCCTTCGAGGCTGAGTTCGACGAGCTCGAAGCCTTCGTTGCCGAAAAGACGGGACAAGCCAAGGACCATCTGGAGCCTTGGGACGTTAGCTACTGGTCCGAGAAGCTGCGTTTGGAGAAGTACGACTTCGACGACGAGGCCCTGCGTCCTTATTTCCCGATCGACGGGGTGCTGGATGGGATGTTCCGCATCGCGGAGCGTATATTCGGTTTGCGGATACAAAATCACGAAGGACCAGAGAATAGCTGGCATCCTGATGTAAAGCTCTACGATCTTTACGATGCGGGAGGGGAGTTGCTCGGCTACTTTTACGCGGACTGGCACCCGCGCGAAGAAAAGCGCGGCGGCGCTTGGATGAACTATTTGGATACAGGCGCTCCGCAGGCGGACGGCAGCCGTTCGCCGCATGTGGGATTGATCACGGGCAATATGACGGAGCCGGTCGACGGTAAGCCAGCCTTGCTCTTGCACAACGAGGTCGAGACCGTGTTTCACGAATTTGGGCACCTCTTGCACCACCTCTTGGGGCAGGTCGACATCAAGTCGCTCAATGGGGTGAACGTGGCTTGGGACTTCGTAGAGCTGCCCTCGCAGATCATGGAGAACTGGTGTTGGAATCGCGAGAGCCTAAACCAGTTTGCCCGTCACTACGAAACCGGCGAGCCCATCCCGCAGGACCTGTTCGACAAGATGGTGGCAGCTCGCAATTTCCAGAGCGCGTCCTTCACGATGCGACAGCTTAGCCTCGGCAAGATGGACCTTGAGCTGCACGTGAATCCAGAAAACTACTACGAGGGCGATTTGGATGGGAAGATCCGCGAAGCGATCTCGGGCTACTTGGCCAAGCTCAAGACAACGCCCAAGAGCATGGTTCGCCGCTTTGGCCACCTCTTCTCGAGCCCGGTCGGCTACGCCGCTGGGTACTACTCCTACAAGTGGGCGGAGGTGCTCGACGCGGACGCGTTTACGCGCTTCGAGAAGGAAGGGATCTTCAACGAGGAAACCGGACGCGCCTTCCGCGATTGCATTCTTTCCAAGGGCAACTCCGAGGATCCGGCCAAGCTCTTCAAAGACTTCATGGGCCGCGACCCGGACCCGCAAGCATTGCTCGCGCGCTGCGGTTTGGCTTAG
- a CDS encoding AAA family ATPase has protein sequence MPHLKRIHCPTPSDDSAFPFSLPFVASLVEREITSSILFLVGENGSGKSSLLESIAIASKRISVGDSALDQDPTLAEIRPLAQSLRLGWSKRTGKGFFLRAEDFFNFIRRNKEMEKTFDGYIEHFKDDARVRGYMEGNKRAINARYGRDLNDFSHGEGFLEFAKSRVHPGGLYLIDEPEAALSPQRQLAFALFIFEMAQQGCQFIIASHSPIILSVPQAEIWRFDEFGLETVSYEQLEHVSFTRNFLQAPERYWRQLTQED, from the coding sequence ATGCCGCATCTGAAGCGTATCCACTGCCCCACTCCAAGCGACGATTCCGCCTTCCCTTTCTCGCTACCTTTCGTGGCAAGCCTCGTGGAACGGGAAATCACCTCCAGCATCCTCTTCCTCGTCGGCGAGAACGGCAGCGGCAAGTCCAGCTTGCTCGAGTCCATCGCCATCGCCTCCAAACGGATTAGCGTGGGCGACTCCGCCCTCGACCAAGACCCCACCCTCGCGGAAATCCGCCCTCTCGCCCAATCGCTCCGCCTCGGCTGGAGCAAGCGCACCGGCAAGGGCTTTTTCCTGCGGGCCGAGGACTTCTTCAACTTCATCCGCCGCAACAAGGAGATGGAAAAAACCTTCGACGGCTATATCGAGCACTTCAAGGACGACGCTCGCGTGCGCGGCTACATGGAGGGCAACAAGCGAGCCATCAACGCTCGCTACGGCCGCGACCTCAACGACTTCTCCCACGGCGAAGGCTTCCTCGAGTTCGCCAAATCGCGCGTCCACCCTGGCGGACTTTACCTGATCGACGAACCAGAGGCCGCCCTCTCCCCGCAGCGCCAGCTGGCCTTCGCCCTCTTCATTTTCGAGATGGCCCAGCAAGGCTGCCAATTCATCATCGCCAGCCACTCCCCCATCATCCTCAGCGTCCCGCAGGCCGAGATCTGGAGGTTCGACGAGTTCGGCTTGGAAACGGTTTCCTACGAGCAGCTCGAGCACGTTTCCTTCACCCGGAATTTCCTGCAAGCTCCCGAACGCTACTGGCGGCAGCTTACCCAAGAGGACTGA
- a CDS encoding sodium:solute symporter family transporter — protein sequence MLLLEVTLFIVAVVGVIALGIWKSRTPEHEGGSNASDYFLAGRGLTWWLVGFSLIAANISTEQFVGMSGSSANWLGMAIASYEWMAALTLVVVAFWFLPKFLKAGLYTIPEFLEYRFDGVARLAMAIPAIVTLVFVTTSSVIFSGAKFVSEYYNDVPVINSLTAMCWLIAAFAAVYVFIGGLKACAWTDLVWGVALVLGGVVVMVFAFNLLEQKPAEELILTKVQNSEATVADLEGAGGWERFMLLNDGVDGEAVAQNGPNGSGGKVHMIRPKEDTDIPWTALLIGLWIPNFFYWGLNQYIVQRTLGSKSLAEGQKGIVFAAFLKLIIPFVVVIPGILAFNLFSGDLHESAAERNLRNVEAASEQVVFEVDESFVDLQPDLAAKVFARNASLAGEMAALPSSLGSQELAASINSLAAKAAAADPLVETANKLVGYDYDSAFPVLVRNLVRPYPWISWFVLAALCGAVISSLASMLNSASTIATMDLYSKFTGQNDPEKLVKVGRFFVVAFVILAGFVAPKLDNFGSIFAYIQEFQGFISPGILAVFIFGFFSPRTPRYFGAVGIGTNVVAYASFKWLIGPWMVSNGWWYADSMAFLDRMAICFFIVIAVGAILTLASPLKQKVVMPENKEIALETSPIAKFWGGVVVAATIALYVVFW from the coding sequence ATGCTACTCCTCGAAGTAACTCTCTTCATCGTCGCCGTGGTCGGCGTCATCGCCCTCGGTATTTGGAAAAGCCGTACGCCCGAGCACGAAGGCGGCAGCAACGCCAGCGACTACTTCCTGGCCGGTCGCGGGCTTACCTGGTGGCTGGTCGGCTTCTCGCTGATCGCCGCCAACATCTCCACCGAGCAATTCGTGGGCATGTCCGGTTCCTCGGCCAACTGGCTGGGCATGGCCATCGCCTCCTACGAGTGGATGGCCGCCCTCACCTTGGTGGTGGTGGCGTTCTGGTTCCTTCCCAAGTTCCTCAAGGCAGGCCTCTACACCATTCCCGAATTCCTGGAGTACCGCTTCGACGGGGTAGCCCGCTTGGCCATGGCCATCCCCGCGATCGTCACCCTCGTTTTCGTAACCACCTCCTCGGTTATCTTCTCCGGAGCCAAGTTCGTCTCCGAGTACTACAACGACGTACCCGTCATCAATAGCTTGACCGCCATGTGCTGGCTCATCGCTGCCTTCGCAGCGGTCTACGTCTTTATCGGCGGCCTGAAGGCTTGCGCCTGGACCGACCTCGTCTGGGGCGTGGCCCTGGTGCTCGGCGGCGTGGTCGTCATGGTCTTCGCCTTCAACCTGCTCGAGCAGAAGCCCGCTGAGGAGCTCATCCTCACCAAGGTGCAAAACTCCGAGGCCACCGTGGCCGACTTGGAAGGAGCCGGAGGCTGGGAGCGCTTCATGCTGCTCAACGACGGGGTCGACGGCGAGGCTGTCGCCCAAAACGGGCCCAACGGCTCGGGCGGCAAGGTGCACATGATCCGCCCCAAGGAGGACACCGACATCCCATGGACCGCTCTCCTGATCGGACTTTGGATCCCCAACTTTTTCTATTGGGGCCTCAACCAGTACATCGTGCAGCGAACCCTCGGCTCGAAGTCCCTGGCGGAAGGCCAAAAGGGTATCGTGTTCGCCGCCTTCCTGAAACTGATCATCCCCTTCGTGGTGGTGATTCCCGGCATCCTCGCCTTTAACCTCTTCAGCGGCGACCTGCACGAATCCGCCGCGGAACGCAACCTGCGCAACGTGGAGGCCGCCAGCGAGCAGGTCGTCTTCGAAGTGGACGAGTCCTTCGTGGACTTGCAGCCGGATCTGGCTGCGAAGGTCTTCGCCCGCAACGCCTCCCTCGCCGGCGAAATGGCAGCCCTTCCCTCCAGCCTCGGCTCCCAGGAGTTGGCAGCCAGCATCAACTCCCTCGCAGCCAAGGCCGCCGCAGCGGACCCACTCGTGGAGACCGCCAACAAGCTGGTCGGCTACGACTACGATTCCGCCTTCCCGGTGCTGGTGCGCAATCTGGTGCGGCCCTACCCATGGATCTCCTGGTTCGTGCTCGCGGCCCTCTGCGGCGCCGTGATCAGCTCCCTGGCTTCCATGCTCAACTCCGCCTCCACCATCGCCACCATGGACCTGTACTCCAAGTTCACCGGGCAAAACGATCCGGAAAAGCTGGTCAAGGTCGGGCGATTCTTCGTGGTGGCCTTCGTAATCCTCGCTGGCTTCGTCGCTCCCAAGCTGGACAACTTCGGCAGCATCTTCGCCTACATCCAAGAGTTCCAAGGCTTCATTTCGCCGGGCATTTTGGCCGTTTTCATCTTCGGCTTCTTCTCCCCCCGCACCCCTCGCTACTTCGGAGCGGTGGGCATCGGGACCAACGTGGTGGCCTACGCGTCCTTCAAGTGGCTGATCGGCCCGTGGATGGTCAGCAACGGCTGGTGGTACGCCGACTCCATGGCCTTCCTCGACCGCATGGCCATCTGCTTCTTCATCGTGATCGCCGTAGGCGCTATCCTTACCCTAGCGAGCCCCTTGAAGCAAAAGGTAGTGATGCCGGAAAACAAGGAGATCGCCCTCGAGACCTCTCCGATAGCGAAGTTCTGGGGCGGCGTGGTAGTCGCCGCTACCATCGCCCTTTACGTCGTCTTCTGGTAA
- a CDS encoding HDOD domain-containing protein, with protein sequence MSSKPNEKINLELLIEHAASLPTSPRIYTRLNQLLNNEDASLDYISSLVKMDPGLAAQVLRVTNSAAYAGTIKVNEIGTAISRIGFNELRSILKMVVEKEAFYQALPVYGETATAFADRSLEVAIISEVIANRAGFETNAPYITGLLHQVGKLAINLYLERIEKAFDITEHLEERPLIEVEQELLGLSHYRVGAEVLNNWKFETTIWQPIKNQNSPLHAHSHLRETSILSLAIWFADQLGGYDPDATTPEHIKRACKELGLDALDLTSLLDDSRFEINDRKNQLAMLL encoded by the coding sequence ATGTCCAGTAAACCGAACGAAAAGATCAATCTAGAGCTGCTCATCGAGCACGCAGCGAGCCTTCCGACCTCTCCTCGGATCTACACTCGGCTGAACCAACTCCTCAACAACGAGGACGCCTCGCTCGACTACATTTCCTCACTGGTAAAGATGGACCCCGGCCTCGCCGCCCAAGTGCTGCGCGTCACCAACAGCGCCGCCTACGCCGGCACCATCAAGGTCAACGAAATCGGCACCGCCATCAGCCGCATCGGCTTCAACGAACTGCGAAGCATCCTCAAGATGGTGGTGGAAAAGGAAGCCTTCTACCAGGCCCTCCCCGTCTACGGCGAAACCGCGACCGCCTTCGCCGACCGCTCCTTGGAAGTGGCAATCATCTCGGAGGTCATCGCCAACCGGGCGGGCTTCGAAACCAACGCTCCCTACATCACGGGCTTGCTCCACCAAGTCGGAAAGCTCGCCATCAACCTCTACCTCGAGCGCATCGAAAAAGCCTTCGATATCACCGAACACCTCGAGGAACGCCCCTTGATCGAGGTGGAGCAGGAACTTCTCGGACTCAGCCACTACCGCGTCGGCGCCGAAGTGCTCAACAACTGGAAGTTCGAAACGACAATCTGGCAACCCATCAAGAACCAGAACAGCCCCCTGCACGCCCACTCCCACCTGCGGGAGACCAGCATCCTTTCCCTCGCCATCTGGTTCGCCGACCAGCTAGGCGGCTACGACCCCGACGCCACCACCCCAGAGCACATCAAGCGTGCCTGCAAGGAACTCGGCCTCGACGCTCTCGATCTTACTTCACTGCTCGACGATTCACGCTTCGAGATCAATGATCGCAAGAACCAACTCGCGATGCTCCTCTAA